The following is a genomic window from Acidobacteriota bacterium.
GTCTCCAGCTCAGCACGACGTCCACGGCGTCACGCGTGGTCCCTGCCATTTCACTGACGAGCATGCGCTCCTCGCGCAGCAACCGGTTGACCAACGACGACTTGCCGACGTTCGGCCGGCCGACAATCGCGATGGCTGTTTCAATCTGTTCGTCGGCGAGGTCCCGCTCCACGTCCATATCCGATGCCTTGGCCTCCCCTGCGGCCGGCGCGGGATGTCGGGGCGTTTCTCCGCCAGGGTGACACGCGTGCGCGACAATCTGATCGAGCAGATCGCCAATGCCGTGGCCGTGCTCGGCCGAAATTTCGACAACGGGCTCGAACCCGAGCGCGTAGAACTCCAGACCGCCAGCCTTCGCCCTGTTGACGTCGCACTTGTTCAGCACGAGAACGACCGGCTTCCCGGACGATCTGAGCGCCGCGGCGATCTCCTCGTCCGCCAGCATCTTGCCGTCGGTCGCATCCACGACGAACAGCACGAGATCGGCTCCCGCAATCGCCCGGTGACCGCCAGGCGCAACCAGTGCCCGGAGCGGGTCGGCGCTGGCGCCGAACAACCCGCCAGTGTCGCAGAGTTGGAAGGTCGCGCCCTGCCACGAGACAGGCATCGCGATGACGTCCCGGGTCGTGCCGGCAATCGGCGCGACGATGGCGCGCCGGCGACCCGCCAAGCGGTTGAACAGAGTCGACTTCCCGACGTTCGGGCGACCCACCAGGACGACGGACGGGAGCGGCCGTGGCACGTGCTGTGTAATCCTTTCGCGAGGCAGGCCGATCATAGCGCGAAAGCGTCACCGGCCGAATCAATTCAAAGCCAAACCAGGCCGAGTGCCAGGCCGAACCAATTCCTTGACAGGCTAAGTCTATGTTTCTATGATAGTTAGCAATTGTTCAGAGAGGGAGCGCAGTCGGCATGATTAAGGTGGACATCGTCGACGAGGTCGCTCGCGCGGCAAACATCACCAAGGTCAAGGCCGAAATGGCCGTTGACGCGGTGTTTGACACGATGCGGATCTCGATGCAGCGAGGCGAGCGGATAGAGCTTCGCGGGTTCGGTGTCTTCCAGGTTAAGCCCCGCAAGCGCGGTATCGGCCGTAACCCACGGACCGGTAAGGAAGTGCGGATTCCTCCGGGCCGCACGATCCGATTCAAACCCGGGAAAGAGCTTCAGGCGCTCGGCTAGCCGGGGCCTGGCTTCCAGACCCTCGAGCCATTCGTGTCCGATTTGCAGCCCAGACCCGATCGCAAGTGGTTGAACGCGTTGCTGCTGGCAGCCACGCTCGGGACCACCACGCTCGCCGGTGCGTGCCACTGGCTCTCGTTTGAAGCGGATTTTCAGGCGAGTGCCTCCCCATTGACGGTTGGGGCCGTCGCGAATGGCCTGTGGTACTCGCTGACGATCCTCGCGATTCTCGGCGCGCACGAACTGGGGCACTACCTGGCCTGTCGCTACTACGGCATCAGCGCGTCGCTCCCCTATTTCCTGCCCATTCCATTTCCGCTGACCGGGACCGCCGGCGCCTTCATTCGGATTCGTGAGCCCATCACCACGAAGCGGGCGCTCTTTGACATCGGGATTGCCGGTCCCCTGGCCGGGTTTGTCGTCGCCGTCCCGGCCCTCGTCATTGGCATGATGCTGTCCCGTGTGGTGGCGCTGCCGTCGGATTTTGTGGGGATGTCGCTCGGAGAACCGCTCCTGTTCAAGGCGGTAAGCTGGCTGGTCTGGGGCACGCCTCCGGAAACGATGTCGATCAACATGCACCCGATGGCCTTCGCGGCGTGGTTCGGCCTGCTGGCGACGGCGCTCAACCTGATTCCGATTGGTCAGTTCGATGGCGGACACATCGCGTACGCGGTGCTCGGACGGCATGCGCACAAGGTCACGATCGCGGCAGTGCTGTTCGCGATCGGCCTGAGTCTCTACTCGGCGTCGTGGGTCGTGTGGACGTTACTGGCGATCGGACTGCTGTTCGCGTTTGGCTGGCGCCATCCGTCGGTGTGGGACGAAACCGAACCGCTCGATTCCTCGAGGCGGTGGCTCGCGCTCCTGGCGCTGGTCATCCTCGTGCTCTGCTTCACCCCGGCTCCCATCGAGCCGCTCGATCTGATTCAACCAAAGTAGGGGGGAGTCAGAGCACGCTCAGCGGGTCGACGTCGACCGTGGTCTTGCGCCGAAGATCGGGGCGCGCATCGAGCGCCCGCTGCACGGCCTCACGCATCGCCCGGCGCGCGGCCGGTGCGCCCTTGACGAAGAACTGCGCCCGATGCTCTCCCTTGAGCCGCGCCAGCGGCGCGGGGGCCGGCCCCAGCACGGTAAACGCCGAACCCGGCGCCGAGGCGGCACCGACGCGCGCCACCAGATCGGCGGCATCGGCGCTGGCTTTCGCATACGACGGCCCGCGCACCACCGCGTTGATCAGCGCGACCACCGGCGGATACCGCATCGCCCGGCGAAATTGCAGCTCGTCCTTGAAGAACGCGCCAAAATCCTGCCGGCACGCATGACGGATGCTGTAATGGTCCGGGTAGATCGTCTGAATGATCGCATCGCCCGAGATTTCGCCCCGCCCGGCGCGACCTACGACCTGTGTCAACAACTGAAACGTCCGTTCCGAGGCGCGAAAGTCCGCCAGGCCGAGGCCGACGTCGGCCGAGATCACGCCCACCAGTGTCACGCGCGGGAAGTCGTGCCCCTTCGCGATCATCTGCGTGCCGACCAGTACGTCGATCTGCCCCCTGCCGAACCGATCGAGCAGGTCCGGAATCGCCCCGCGATGCCTGACGCTGTCGCGGTCGAGTCGCGCCACGCGTGCTTCGGGAAACGCCGCGCGCACATCCGCCTCGACCCGTTCGGTGCCGAACCCAAGCTGCTCGAGAAACGGGCCACCGCACGCCGGGCAGATCCGAGGCACCCGCGTTGAATAGTTGCAGTAGTGGCACGCCGCACCGCTCCGGCCGTGCACCACGAGCGAGACGCTGCAGTTGGGGCACTCCACCGTCCCGCCGCATTGCCGGCAGAACACGGACGTGGAATAACCCCTCCGATTCAGCAGCAGCAGCACCTGTTCCTTGCGGCTCAGCCTGCCGGCGATCGCTTCACTGAGCGCGCGGCTCAGAATGACGCCGGGGCCCACCTCGGCGAACTCGTCACGCATGTTGATGGTGCGTACGGCAGCCAACGGCCGGTTCAGGACGCGTCGTTCGAGCGGAATCAGTTCGTACCGGCCACGCGACGCGTGCTGAAACGACTCCATCGACGGCGTCGCCGACCCCAGCACCACCAGAGCGCCTTCCTGTTGACCGCGGACGATGGCCAGATCACGACCGTTGTATCGCGGCGAGTCCTGCTGCTTGTAAGAGCCGTCGTGCTCTTCGTCGACGACGATCAATCCGACTGACGACAACGGGGCGAAGATGGCCGAGCGCGTGCCGACGACCACGTCGATCTCGTTGCGGCGAATACGCTGCCATTGGTCGTGGCGTTCACCATCCGACAGCCCGCTGTGCTGGATCGCCACGCGGTCACCGAACCGCCGCCGGAACGCCAGAGCGGTGGCCGGCGTCAGCGCAATTTCCGGTACCAGTACGAGCGTCCGTCGCCCGGCGCGCAGCACGTGCTCCGCCAGGCGCAGGTAGAGTTCTGTCTTGCCGCTGCCGGTGACACCGTGTACGAGCGCGACCCGGAAGGCCGGCGGTGCACACAGGGCGGTCAGTCGCTCGAGCGCCGACTCCTGTTCAGTCGTCAGTTGGCGATCTGGCGCCTCGGCCGCCGCCAGTCCGTCGCCACGTCCCCATGGCCCTTCAAACGGATCGCGATCGAGGGGCACGCGGTGAATCGTGACAAGTCCTCTGGCTGCCAGGCGCCTCAGGCCGTCCGACGCCAGATGTCGATCGGCCAGCGCCGAGGTCGGCAACCCGTCCGGCGCCGACGCCAGCGCGCGCAGCGCTTCCTGCTGCCTGGGACCGAGGCCGGCGACCGGCGCCCCCGCCAACAGGCCGCGCGCGATTTCGAGCCCCTGGACCGTCGCGCGCACCACGCGGGTCGTCTTGTAGGCCTGCCGCTCCCCTTCCAGCACCTGGGCCGCCGAGATGAGACCCGCATGCTCGAGCGACCGGACCAGCGCGTTCATCGGCACCCGCGCATGGCCGCCGAGATCCTTTGCGAGGCGGCTGCGAAGCGACGACACTGGAAGCCCTCGTCCTCCAACCAGCAGGCGAAGCGCGGCATGCTGCAGCGCGGACGCTCCACTGCCATCCGTCTCGTCGAGGCGCCGAAGGCCCGCGTCGGTCAGCGTCACGATTCGGCGGCTTTCCACCCACGCCATCGGAGGAACGGCCGCCGCGATGGCCTCGCCAGGTCCGCACGCGTAGTACTCCGACACCCACAAGGCCAGTCGGACGACCGACCCCGGCAGAAACGCGTCCTCATCCAGCACGTCGATGATGTCGCGAACTGCTCCGCTCCGCCCGCGCTCGTCGCCGTCGTCCGCCGACTCGACCGAGACCACACATCCAGTGATCGTCCTGGTGCCCAACGGCGCCAGGACGCGGCTGCCGATGGCGGGCGCATCCAGTTCTGGAGGAACGCGGTACGTGAGGAGGCCGACTGCAGGAACCGGAACCGCCACCGAGGCAAGACGCAGCATCGGCGGCTACGCCTGCGTCCCGGTGGTGTCGCCGCGCAGCAACGCGCGCACCTTCTTCATGTCATCCCACACGTCGCGCTTCCTGTCCGGGCTGCGAAGCAGGTACGCGGGGTGAAACGTGGCGATCAGCGCCGCGTCGCCGTACTTGTAGAAGCGGCCGCGCAGTTTCGAGATCGGCTCGGCCGTTCGCAAAAGCGTGCGGGCGGCAAATGTACCGAGCGCGACAATGACCTTCGGCTTGATGATCTGCACCTGCCGAAAGAGGAACGGCTCGCAGGTGTCGACCTCATCGGGTTCCGGATTTCTGTTCTCCGGCGGGCGGCACTTGATCACGTTCGCGATGTACACCTGATCTCGCGTCAACTCGATGGCCTCAATAATCTTCGTGAGCAACTGTCCTGCCCTGCCTACGAACGGAATGCCCTGCAGATCTTCGTCGTGCCCCGGAGCCTCGCCGACAAACATCAAGTCCGCGTTCGGATTCCCGACGCCAAACACCACCTGCGAACGTCCAAGCCGGTGCAGTTTGCATCGGGTGCAATCGCCGATGTCGGCACGGAGCATCTCGAGCGTTTCCACGCTCTCGCCTCCCGTCCCGCCCGATTCTCCCAATCCGCCGTCGCCTGGCTCCGGCTCCCCGCTGCGTGGCACGGCGGAAAGCCCCGCGCGACGAC
Proteins encoded in this region:
- a CDS encoding uracil-DNA glycosylase translates to MSETDDRAQLSEHLKFFGELGVAGASRDPAWRRRAGLSAVPRSGEPEPGDGGLGESGGTGGESVETLEMLRADIGDCTRCKLHRLGRSQVVFGVGNPNADLMFVGEAPGHDEDLQGIPFVGRAGQLLTKIIEAIELTRDQVYIANVIKCRPPENRNPEPDEVDTCEPFLFRQVQIIKPKVIVALGTFAARTLLRTAEPISKLRGRFYKYGDAALIATFHPAYLLRSPDRKRDVWDDMKKVRALLRGDTTGTQA
- a CDS encoding integration host factor subunit beta, with translation MIKVDIVDEVARAANITKVKAEMAVDAVFDTMRISMQRGERIELRGFGVFQVKPRKRGIGRNPRTGKEVRIPPGRTIRFKPGKELQALG
- the priA gene encoding primosomal protein N', which encodes MLRLASVAVPVPAVGLLTYRVPPELDAPAIGSRVLAPLGTRTITGCVVSVESADDGDERGRSGAVRDIIDVLDEDAFLPGSVVRLALWVSEYYACGPGEAIAAAVPPMAWVESRRIVTLTDAGLRRLDETDGSGASALQHAALRLLVGGRGLPVSSLRSRLAKDLGGHARVPMNALVRSLEHAGLISAAQVLEGERQAYKTTRVVRATVQGLEIARGLLAGAPVAGLGPRQQEALRALASAPDGLPTSALADRHLASDGLRRLAARGLVTIHRVPLDRDPFEGPWGRGDGLAAAEAPDRQLTTEQESALERLTALCAPPAFRVALVHGVTGSGKTELYLRLAEHVLRAGRRTLVLVPEIALTPATALAFRRRFGDRVAIQHSGLSDGERHDQWQRIRRNEIDVVVGTRSAIFAPLSSVGLIVVDEEHDGSYKQQDSPRYNGRDLAIVRGQQEGALVVLGSATPSMESFQHASRGRYELIPLERRVLNRPLAAVRTINMRDEFAEVGPGVILSRALSEAIAGRLSRKEQVLLLLNRRGYSTSVFCRQCGGTVECPNCSVSLVVHGRSGAACHYCNYSTRVPRICPACGGPFLEQLGFGTERVEADVRAAFPEARVARLDRDSVRHRGAIPDLLDRFGRGQIDVLVGTQMIAKGHDFPRVTLVGVISADVGLGLADFRASERTFQLLTQVVGRAGRGEISGDAIIQTIYPDHYSIRHACRQDFGAFFKDELQFRRAMRYPPVVALINAVVRGPSYAKASADAADLVARVGAASAPGSAFTVLGPAPAPLARLKGEHRAQFFVKGAPAARRAMREAVQRALDARPDLRRKTTVDVDPLSVL
- a CDS encoding site-2 protease family protein; translated protein: MSDLQPRPDRKWLNALLLAATLGTTTLAGACHWLSFEADFQASASPLTVGAVANGLWYSLTILAILGAHELGHYLACRYYGISASLPYFLPIPFPLTGTAGAFIRIREPITTKRALFDIGIAGPLAGFVVAVPALVIGMMLSRVVALPSDFVGMSLGEPLLFKAVSWLVWGTPPETMSINMHPMAFAAWFGLLATALNLIPIGQFDGGHIAYAVLGRHAHKVTIAAVLFAIGLSLYSASWVVWTLLAIGLLFAFGWRHPSVWDETEPLDSSRRWLALLALVILVLCFTPAPIEPLDLIQPK
- the der gene encoding ribosome biogenesis GTPase Der, which encodes MPRPLPSVVLVGRPNVGKSTLFNRLAGRRRAIVAPIAGTTRDVIAMPVSWQGATFQLCDTGGLFGASADPLRALVAPGGHRAIAGADLVLFVVDATDGKMLADEEIAAALRSSGKPVVLVLNKCDVNRAKAGGLEFYALGFEPVVEISAEHGHGIGDLLDQIVAHACHPGGETPRHPAPAAGEAKASDMDVERDLADEQIETAIAIVGRPNVGKSSLVNRLLREERMLVSEMAGTTRDAVDVVLSWRQRRFRIVDTAGIRRSGKVAGAGAVEAVSVLQSRRAIVSADVVVLLLDAVEGPTDQDGTIAGEADKAGRGLIVAVNKWDLMKDKGPDAGAVFDDELKRKLKFLEYAPLLHISAVTGERLPKLLETIDRVAEARRKRVPTGELNRFVEMISAANPPVVKGRRAVRILYATQVGIAPPTFVFFTNIATTFHFSYERFLVNKLREAFGYVGTTVRIQVRARSRKR